One genomic segment of Flagellimonas marinaquae includes these proteins:
- a CDS encoding Crp/Fnr family transcriptional regulator has product MTEIRDYIDHISPMNEGDWDFFSSKLKKVQFDKNSTILELGKIEKHLSFISKGIIRLYIPTEESDVTFGFLFENEFVTAYDSFLTQTPSEYEMETLTESVLWQISHKDLQEVYDKTENGNIIGRRMAENMFLIKSKRELSFLSKSAEERYLDLFMERPRLLRQIPLKYIASYIGVTPQALSRIRKRIT; this is encoded by the coding sequence ATGACCGAAATTAGAGATTATATCGACCATATTTCCCCAATGAACGAAGGTGACTGGGATTTTTTCTCCTCAAAATTAAAGAAAGTACAATTTGACAAGAATTCCACAATATTGGAGTTGGGGAAAATAGAAAAGCATTTATCATTTATCTCCAAAGGGATAATCCGCCTTTATATTCCAACAGAGGAATCGGATGTAACTTTCGGTTTTTTATTCGAAAACGAATTTGTTACCGCTTACGATTCCTTTTTGACCCAAACTCCTTCCGAATACGAAATGGAAACATTGACAGAGTCCGTTTTATGGCAGATTTCCCACAAAGACCTACAAGAGGTATATGATAAAACAGAGAACGGAAATATTATTGGAAGAAGAATGGCCGAAAATATGTTTTTGATAAAATCAAAAAGAGAACTTTCATTTCTAAGCAAATCCGCAGAGGAAAGATATCTGGACCTATTCATGGAAAGGCCTCGGTTATTACGTCAAATACCCCTAAAATATATTGCCTCCTACATTGGCGTTACGCCTCAGGCATTGAGCAGAATACGAAAACGCATTACTTAA
- a CDS encoding DoxX family protein yields the protein MKPLIVLLFSFTISLLIIKITNRTYDFKLSGRIAMSIMLVFTAIGHFAFTKGMSMMIPKFIPYKETFVHLTGIFEIILAIGLLVPRVKHISGWALIIFLILMLPANIVAALNKVDYQNATLDGNGLSYLWFRIPLQLLFIIWTYMSTIKI from the coding sequence ATGAAACCATTGATTGTTCTTTTATTCAGCTTTACGATCTCTTTATTGATCATCAAAATCACAAACAGGACATATGATTTTAAATTATCGGGTAGAATTGCGATGTCCATAATGCTCGTGTTTACAGCAATTGGTCATTTTGCATTTACCAAAGGTATGTCCATGATGATACCCAAGTTTATTCCCTACAAAGAAACCTTTGTTCACTTAACCGGAATATTTGAGATTATACTAGCGATAGGTCTTCTTGTTCCCCGTGTTAAGCATATATCTGGTTGGGCCCTTATTATTTTTCTGATACTGATGTTGCCTGCCAATATTGTTGCCGCTTTGAACAAAGTGGACTATCAAAATGCCACATTGGACGGTAATGGGTTATCTTATCTGTGGTTTCGAATTCCTTTACAATTGCTGTTTATTATTTGGACCTATATGAGTACAATTAAAATATAA
- the cmk gene encoding (d)CMP kinase: protein MGKITIAIDGYSSTGKSTIAKRLAASLQYIYVDTGAMYRAVTLFALNQGLITEAGEVKQADLIAQLSEVKLKFVPNRETGRSDMFLNNVNVEQEIRKMRVSGFVSQIAAIKEVREKLVKMQQEMGKDKGVVMDGRDIGTVVFPNAELKLFMTASPETRATRRYKELLVKGEEVTYAEVLKNVEDRDRIDSTRSISPLTKAKDAIEFDNSDMGLEEQFDRIYSYAQRVIAKQE, encoded by the coding sequence ATGGGAAAAATTACGATAGCCATAGATGGTTATTCCTCTACAGGAAAAAGCACCATCGCCAAAAGGTTGGCCGCTAGCTTGCAATATATTTATGTGGATACTGGTGCCATGTACCGCGCCGTGACCCTTTTTGCCTTAAATCAAGGGCTGATCACCGAAGCAGGAGAGGTAAAACAGGCCGATTTGATTGCCCAACTATCGGAGGTAAAACTAAAATTTGTGCCCAACAGGGAAACTGGACGTTCGGATATGTTTCTGAACAACGTAAATGTTGAACAGGAAATCCGAAAAATGCGGGTTTCAGGTTTTGTAAGCCAAATAGCGGCAATTAAGGAAGTACGGGAGAAGTTGGTGAAAATGCAACAGGAAATGGGCAAGGATAAAGGAGTTGTAATGGATGGTCGTGACATTGGTACCGTTGTTTTTCCCAATGCAGAATTAAAGCTGTTCATGACAGCTTCTCCGGAGACCCGCGCCACACGCCGTTACAAGGAGCTTTTGGTAAAAGGAGAGGAAGTAACTTACGCCGAAGTACTTAAAAATGTTGAGGACCGCGACCGTATCGATTCTACACGAAGTATTTCCCCGTTGACCAAGGCCAAGGATGCCATTGAGTTTGATAATAGTGATATGGGGCTGGAAGAACAATTCGATCGCATTTATTCTTATGCTCAAAGGGTGATTGCCAAGCAAGAGTAA
- the lon gene encoding endopeptidase La, with the protein MGEMKITKFDNIDLQGLDEDAELIPLLTPEDEEQMNRESLPETLPVLPLRNTVLFPGVVIPITAGRDKSINLIKDANNGSKTIGVVSQKDESVENPGPEDINTVGTVARILRVLQMPDGNTTVIIQGKKRFKIDAVLTEKPYITAKVSEAMEQRPDEKSTEFEAIIDSIKELAFKIIKDNPNIPSEATFAIKNIQSNSFLINFVSSNLNLAVNEKQQLLEIPDLKERALATLKYMNMELQKLELRNDIQSKVRSDMDQQQREYFLHQQMKTIQEELGGLSYEEEVDEMAEKAKKKKWGKKVKEHFEKELAKMQRMNPQVAEYSIQRNYLDLLLDLPWNEFSKDKFDLKRAQQILDRDHYGLEDVKRRIIEYLAVLKLRNDMKSPILCLYGPPGVGKTSLGKSVAEALGREYVRMSLGGLRDEAEIRGHRKTYIGAMPGRIIQSLKKAGTSNPVFILDEIDKLASSHQGDPSSAMLEVLDPEQNSEFHDNFLEMGYDLSKVMFIATANNLSTIQPALRDRMEIINVTGYTIEEKVEIAKRHLLPKQLEEHGLSKKDLKIGKRQLEKIVEGYTRESGVRSLEKQIAKVVRFAAKSIAMEEEYNITMTNEDVEKILGPARLERDKYENNDVAGVVTGLAWTSVGGDILFIESILSKGKGVMNITGNLGKVMKESATIAMEYIKSNAETYGIDPTVFDKYNVHIHVPEGATPKDGPSAGITMLTSLVSLFTQRKVKKSLAMTGEITLRGKVLPVGGIKEKILAAKRAKIKEIILCADNKKDIEEIKEDYLKGLTFHYVTDMSEVIDLAITKQKVKNAKTL; encoded by the coding sequence ATGGGAGAGATGAAAATTACCAAATTTGACAACATAGATTTACAGGGATTGGATGAGGATGCGGAATTGATACCGTTGCTTACCCCTGAGGACGAAGAACAAATGAATAGGGAGAGCTTGCCGGAAACCTTGCCGGTACTGCCTCTTAGAAATACCGTGTTGTTTCCCGGTGTGGTGATCCCGATTACCGCTGGTAGGGATAAATCCATTAATTTGATCAAAGATGCCAACAACGGTTCCAAGACCATTGGTGTGGTGTCCCAAAAGGACGAAAGTGTGGAAAACCCCGGTCCTGAGGATATCAATACCGTGGGTACCGTGGCCCGAATTTTACGTGTGCTTCAAATGCCGGATGGAAACACAACGGTGATCATACAGGGAAAGAAAAGATTTAAAATCGATGCCGTTCTAACCGAAAAACCATATATCACGGCGAAAGTAAGTGAGGCCATGGAGCAACGGCCGGACGAAAAGAGCACAGAATTCGAGGCGATCATCGACTCTATCAAGGAACTGGCCTTTAAGATCATTAAGGACAACCCAAATATTCCCAGCGAGGCCACCTTTGCCATAAAAAATATTCAGAGTAATTCCTTCTTGATCAATTTTGTGTCTTCCAACCTTAATCTGGCTGTTAACGAAAAACAACAGCTATTGGAAATTCCCGACCTTAAGGAAAGGGCCTTGGCCACATTGAAGTACATGAACATGGAACTTCAAAAGTTGGAACTGCGCAACGATATCCAAAGCAAGGTACGTAGCGATATGGACCAACAACAACGCGAGTATTTTCTTCATCAACAAATGAAGACCATCCAAGAGGAGTTGGGGGGACTGTCTTACGAGGAAGAAGTGGACGAAATGGCCGAAAAGGCCAAAAAGAAAAAATGGGGCAAAAAAGTAAAGGAGCATTTTGAAAAGGAATTGGCCAAAATGCAGCGCATGAACCCCCAAGTGGCGGAGTACTCCATTCAACGTAATTACTTGGACCTTTTGTTGGATTTACCATGGAACGAGTTCTCCAAAGATAAGTTTGACCTAAAACGTGCCCAGCAAATTTTGGACAGAGACCACTATGGTTTGGAAGACGTTAAACGACGAATAATTGAATATTTGGCCGTTCTAAAACTTCGTAACGATATGAAATCGCCCATTCTCTGTTTATATGGACCTCCCGGTGTTGGTAAAACTTCCCTGGGTAAATCCGTGGCGGAGGCCTTGGGTAGAGAATATGTACGCATGTCCTTGGGCGGACTGCGGGATGAAGCGGAAATTCGCGGACACCGAAAAACCTATATCGGTGCCATGCCCGGTAGGATCATCCAGAGTTTGAAGAAGGCAGGGACATCCAATCCGGTGTTTATTTTGGACGAGATAGATAAATTGGCGAGCAGCCACCAAGGTGATCCCTCATCTGCTATGTTGGAGGTGTTGGATCCCGAACAGAATAGCGAGTTCCATGACAACTTCTTGGAAATGGGCTATGACTTGTCCAAAGTCATGTTCATTGCAACGGCAAATAATTTGTCCACCATTCAGCCTGCATTGCGCGATAGAATGGAGATCATTAACGTTACAGGTTACACTATCGAAGAAAAGGTGGAGATCGCTAAAAGACACTTATTGCCCAAACAATTGGAGGAACATGGCCTTTCCAAAAAAGATTTGAAAATCGGAAAGCGTCAATTGGAGAAGATAGTGGAGGGCTATACTCGGGAATCCGGAGTGCGCAGTTTGGAAAAACAAATAGCCAAAGTAGTGAGGTTTGCCGCAAAATCCATCGCAATGGAAGAAGAGTACAACATAACCATGACCAACGAGGACGTTGAAAAAATATTGGGCCCAGCACGATTGGAGCGTGATAAGTACGAAAACAACGATGTTGCCGGTGTGGTCACAGGGTTGGCCTGGACAAGCGTTGGCGGGGACATTCTGTTCATCGAATCCATACTTTCCAAAGGAAAGGGAGTCATGAACATTACAGGGAATTTGGGTAAAGTAATGAAGGAGTCCGCAACCATTGCCATGGAATATATTAAATCGAACGCGGAGACTTATGGTATTGACCCCACGGTTTTTGACAAGTACAATGTACATATACACGTGCCCGAGGGTGCCACCCCTAAAGATGGTCCAAGTGCCGGTATTACCATGCTAACTTCTTTGGTGTCGCTATTTACACAGCGCAAGGTAAAAAAGAGTTTGGCCATGACAGGTGAGATCACCCTAAGGGGAAAAGTGTTGCCCGTTGGTGGGATAAAAGAGAAGATTTTAGCTGCTAAAAGGGCCAAGATCAAAGAAATTATTCTTTGTGCAGACAACAAAAAGGATATAGAGGAAATTAAGGAAGACTACCTTAAAGGGCTTACATTTCACTACGTAACGGATATGAGCGAAGTGATAGACCTGGCGATCACCAAACAAAAAGTAAAGAACGCCAAGACCCTATAA
- a CDS encoding RNA polymerase sigma factor produces MSQQNEHIDTLLKLCMQGKQNAQLEIYNRYYKAMYNTAFRIVKHSAEAEDVMQESFLSAFTKLHTFKGDVTFGAWLKRIVINNSIYHYKKQQKKQAVDLDDVMYKVEDNDGVASDQNGYTELKAQKVMETMKSLKDNYRVSLTLHLIEGYDYEEISEIMNISYANCRTTISRAKQSLRKKLTVNA; encoded by the coding sequence TTGAGCCAACAAAATGAACATATTGACACACTGCTCAAATTGTGCATGCAGGGAAAGCAAAATGCACAGCTAGAGATTTACAACCGCTATTACAAAGCAATGTACAACACTGCTTTTAGGATTGTAAAACACTCGGCAGAGGCTGAAGATGTGATGCAGGAATCGTTCCTGAGCGCATTTACCAAACTGCATACGTTTAAAGGGGACGTCACCTTTGGGGCATGGTTAAAGCGGATTGTGATCAATAACAGTATTTATCATTACAAAAAGCAGCAGAAAAAACAGGCTGTGGATCTGGATGATGTAATGTACAAGGTCGAAGATAATGATGGAGTTGCTTCGGATCAAAATGGTTATACGGAACTGAAGGCTCAAAAAGTGATGGAAACCATGAAAAGTTTGAAAGACAATTACAGAGTTTCTTTGACCTTACATTTAATTGAAGGGTATGATTACGAAGAAATCAGTGAAATAATGAACATTAGCTATGCTAATTGTAGAACCACAATTTCCAGGGCCAAACAGAGCCTTAGAAAAAAGTTGACCGTAAATGCTTAG